Proteins from one Cyprinus carpio isolate SPL01 chromosome B15, ASM1834038v1, whole genome shotgun sequence genomic window:
- the LOC109103226 gene encoding apolipoprotein A-IV-like gives MNLKFVTLALVFATTTAFPLDEISREAWSLQKDNQATDKKILAKDSNGVWKNHVVSSDLYSQDSHNPMAAELRQKLSMESERLRARLKQELSELRERLSPYPSHPKHTMANIKEFLAPFTKQLQTALQSNTQELCEKLNMNLQDLNPEEATLYQEAVQRVTLALDESHQKRTAAFEDFKTKAFEAVEEERDSSVKELWEEVTARLGQEVCTFSLEVQGKVAALKIALAGHLASAQPPRDVMTSKVDQFCQNSSSRNQQFISNLDQQMIALQENQSHGESSAGYHQTNIESIQEDFSTRLTALLQDIVHTLN, from the exons atgaatctgAAGTTTGTTACACTGGCTTTGGTCTTTGCTACCACAACAG CATTTCCACTCGATGAGATCAGTCGAGAAGCATGGAGTTTGCAGAAAGACAATCAGGCTACTGACAAGAAAATTTTAGCCAAAGATTCAAA TGGTGTGTGGAAGAACCATGTAGTGAGCAGTGACCTTTATTCCCAAGACTCTCACAACCCCATGGCGGCTGAACTGAGACAAAAGCTGAGTATGGAGTCTGAGCGCCTGAGGGCTCGTCTAAAGCAAGAGCTTTCTGAGCTGAGGGAGAGACTATCTCCTTACCCCAGCCACCCAAAACACACCATGGCCAATATCAAGGAGTTCCTCGCCCCCTTCACTAAGCAGCTCCAGACAGCTCTCCAGTCCAACACTCAGGAACTCTGTGAGAAACTCAATATGAACCTCCAGGACCTGAACCCAGAGGAAGCCACACTCTACCAGGAGGCAGTGCAGAGGGTCACGCTAGCTCTGGATGAAAGCCACCAGAAAAGGACAGCAGCCTTCGAGGActttaaaacaaaagcatttgaGGCTGTAGAGGAGGAACGAGACAGCAGCGTAAAGGAGCTTTGGGAGGAAGTCACTGCCAGGCTGGGACAGGAAGTGTGTACCTTCAGTTTAGAGGTACAAGGGAAGGTGGCGGCACTTAAGATAGCTTTGGCAGGCCATCTTGCCTCGGCACAGCCTCCAAGGGATGTGATGACTTCAAAAGTGGATCAGTTCTGCCAGAATTCCTCATCTCGGAATCAACAGTTTATTTCTAACTTAGACCAACAGATGATCGCTCTACAAGAAAACCAGAGCCATGGTGAGTCATCAGCTGGTTATCATCAGACAAACATAGAGTCCATACAGGAGGATTTCTCAACCAGACTCACAGCCCTATTACAAGACATCGTACACACTCTAaattaa
- the LOC109103548 gene encoding zona pellucida-like domain-containing protein 1, with the protein MKLWLCFCALALVMQPVHSAYNCSAVFNRVPDNNDLVVDCSTNMITLEVNLCTAEWAGFDPNGLALNGERNNAQCMGTIDTTVNPPVIRYRLPFNHSQENPCRQSLQIVDEVPSSSGPFSMFSSIQSVIITGYIDTASSSEGVISYSTDLYYHFSCRYPLEYLINNTQIVASSVSVATRDNNGTFIDTLSMGVFNSTDFNSPLVVPPTGLELRSKVYVEVKAANLTGNFYLLLDHCFATPSPYNQTNNIQHSFFTGCVVQNRTTVLYNGHSKFSRFSFEAFRFVEHRNQEMSTIYLHCILRLCEPNKCQELLDSCNSTRTRRRRALEPYGLPAKDSATVSVGPLYTAALNNDVPSALASGGSEPVNKDNMNVVGVVVGVIFATGGAVLLVMAGWFVLKRFCWAGALPRAFH; encoded by the exons ATGAAGCTGTGGCTCTGCTTCTGTGCACTGGCTCTTGTCATGCAGCCAGTTCACTCGGCCTATAACTGCTCCGCAGTGTTTAACAGGGTTCCAG ACAACAATGATCTGGTGGTAGACTGTAGCACCAACATGATCACTCTGGAGGTAAACCTGTGCACTGCTGAGTGGGCAGGCTTTGACCCCAACGGCCTGGCCCTGAATGGGGAGCGCAATAATGCCCAGTGCATGGGCACCATTGATACCACTGTCAACCCACCTGTCATCCGCTACCGTCTGCCATTCAACCACAGCCAGGAGAACCCATGTAGACAGTCTCTGCAG ATTGTGGATGAGGTGCCCAGCTCCTCTGGTCCATTCAGCATGTTCTCCAGCATTCAGTCCGTCATTATCACTGGATACATTGATACAGCCAGCTCTTCAGAGGGCGTCATCAGTTACTCCACAGACCTCTACTATCACTTCTCTTGCCGTTACCCGCTGGAATATCTCATCAACAACACTCAGATTGTAGC GTCATCAGTGTCAGTGGCCACTAGAGACAACAATGGTACTTTCATTGACACTCTCAGCATGGGAGTCTTCAAT AGCACAGATTTTAACAGCCCATTGGTGGTTCCACCTACTGGATTAGAGCTGCGCAGTAAAGTCTATGTTGAAGTAAAAGCTGCCAATCTGACTGGAAA tttttatctcTTGCTGGACCACTGTTTTGCAACCCCATCACCTTATAATCAAACCAACAACATACAGCACAGCTTTTTCACAGG ATGTGTGGTACAGAACCGGACAACGGTGCTTTATAATGGCCACTCCAAGTTTTCCAGATTTTCATTTGAAGCCTTCCGCTTTGTGGAGCACCGTAATCAAGAAATGTCTACTATATACCTGCACTGCATACTGCGACTCTGCGAACCTAACAAGTGCCAAGAACTACTTGAT TCTTGCAACTCTACCAGAACACGAAGGCGAAGGGCCCTAGAACCTTACGGATTGCCAGCTAAGGATTCTGCCACAGTGTCTGTGGGTCCTCTGTACACCGCAGCCCTGA ATAATGATGTTCCCTCTGCATTGGCCTCTG GAGGCAGTGAGCCGGTAAACAAGGACAATATGAACGTGGTTGGAGTGGTGGTGGGTGTCATTTTTGCCACCGGCGGTGCTGTGTTGCTGGTTATGGCTGGATGGTTTGTGCTGAAGAGGTTTTGCTGGGCTGGTGCTCTGCCTCGGGCTTTCCACTAA